TCCCGGCGTTCCACGGCCCGCTCGTCCTTACCGACGCCGGCGCCAACCCGGAGCCCAAGCCCGAGCACCTCTGGCAGTACGCCATCATGGCCGACGTGCTCGCCCGGCGCGTCCACCGCGTCGAGAGCCCCCGCGTCGCGCTCATGAACATCGGCAGCGAGGAGGCCAAGGGCACCGGGCTCATCAAGCAGACCCGCGACCTGCTCAAGAGCACCCCGGGCCTCAACTACATCGGCTACATCGAAGGACGCGACTTCTTCAACGGCGTCGCCGACGTCGTCGTCACCGACGGCCTCGTCGGGAACACGCTCCTCAAGGCGGCCGAGGGAATGGCCAAGGCCCTCTTCAAGGCCATCGCCGCCGAACTCCTGGAGTACGACCCCTCCCTGGTCCCGCAGTTCGAGCCGATCGTCAAACGCATCTACGCCAAGAACGACTACCACGAGTACGGCGGGGCTCCGCTCCTGGGCATCCGCGGCGCGTGCTTCATCGCGCACGGCAGTTCCGAGCCCCGCACCATCCGCGCCGCCATCCGCAACTGCCGTGCATACGTCGCGGCCGGCGTGAACGACGCGATCATCCGCCGCCTCGGCGAACTCGAGCCCCTGCACCTCACCGACGCCGCCCGACAGACCACGCCCGATGCGGCCGACGAGGGTGTCCGCGTATGACCAGAGCGCGGGGGGTGAGGATCTCGGGGACAGGCTCGTTCCTCCCGGAAGACCGCCTCACGAACGGCGATCTCGAGCGTCTCATGGAGACCTCGGACGAGTGGATCGTCCAGCGCACCGGCATCCGCGAACGACGCCGCGCCCGTCTCCGCGAGGGCGAGACCGTCACCCCGCTCGCCGCACGCGCACTCTCGCGCGCGCTCGAAGCGGCCGGCGTTCGCGCCTCGTCCCTCGACCTGGTCATCTGCGCGA
The DNA window shown above is from Planctomycetota bacterium and carries:
- the plsX gene encoding phosphate acyltransferase PlsX, producing the protein MRIAIDIMGGDHAPDAILKGCVSALPDLPPGDVLVLVGRSRVIRESLDEWNIRPDDPRIEIVDAEQVIDMGEPASIGVRRKTDSSIVRMHQLGAATHPRACDVVLSAGNTGACVAAATLFMRRLPGVLRPGIAVTIPAFHGPLVLTDAGANPEPKPEHLWQYAIMADVLARRVHRVESPRVALMNIGSEEAKGTGLIKQTRDLLKSTPGLNYIGYIEGRDFFNGVADVVVTDGLVGNTLLKAAEGMAKALFKAIAAELLEYDPSLVPQFEPIVKRIYAKNDYHEYGGAPLLGIRGACFIAHGSSEPRTIRAAIRNCRAYVAAGVNDAIIRRLGELEPLHLTDAARQTTPDAADEGVRV